In Micromonospora inyonensis, the genomic window GTGCTCGCCGACGCGCTCGCGTACGCGGTGGACCGGCTCGCCCCCGACGTGCTGGTCGACCTGGCCACTCTGACAGGGGCCAACTCGATCGCGCTGGGTACGCGGACCGCCGCGATGTACACCGAGAACGACGAACTGGCCGAGGCGCTGGTCGCCACCGCCGCCGAGGCGGGCGAGCGGTCGTGGCGGATGCCGCTGGTCGGCGACTACGTCGAGTACCTCGGCAGTGACCTGGCCGACTTCTACAGTGCCCCGAACCGGGGCGCGGGCTCCGTGGTCGCCGCCCTGTACCTGCGGGAGTTCACCGGTGACCTGCGGGACCGGTGGGTGCACTTCGACATGTCCGCGCCCGCCTGGTCGTCCGACGCCAAGGCGGAACTTGCCAAGGGTGCCACCGGTTGGGGCGTCCGGGGCCTGCTCCGCTGGCTGGCGACACTGGGCTGAGCGGTCGCCCAGGTGTTTGTCTGAGGTGGTTGCAGGGGGCCCTTCCTATCGCTTTTTTGGTGAGGAGGGGACCCCTGCAGGCACATGAAGCCGGCGGCACCTGAAGCCGCAGGCGCGTCGAGCCGGCGGCGTCCGGAGCCGGCGGTGGGTGCAGCCGGCGGTGGGTGGAGGGCCTTGGCGGGTGGGGTGGTCAGCAGCGGATGGCGGCCAGCAGGCCGTGGCCGACCGGGAGCAGGGCGGGCACCCACTCGTCCGACTCCCGGAGGGCCTTGATGGCCTCGCGCAGGGTCACCGTCTCCATGTCGCGGGCGGCCGGGTCACCGATTCGTCCGCCGGCGAGCGCACCGTTGACGGCGAGCACCCCACCCGGGCGGAGCAGTCGCAGCGCGGCGTCCACGCAGGCACTGACCCCGGTCACCTCGGCGTCGACGAACACCAGGTCGTACGCGCCGTCGGCGAGGCGGGGCAGGACGTCCAGGGCACGGCCGGTGATGATCCGGGTCCGCCCCGCCGGGAAGCCCGCCTCGGCGAAGATCCGGCGGGCGATCCGCTGGTGCTCGACCTCCACGTCGATCGTGGTGAGCACGCCGTCGGCCCGCATGCCGCGCAGCAACCAGATGCCGCTCACCCCGGTACCGGTACCGATCTCCACCACCGCCCGGGCGCTGCCGGCGGCGGCGAGCAGCCGCAGGGCGGCGCCGGTCCCGGTGGTCACCGCGTCGACGCCCACCTCCTCGGCGAGACTGCGGGCGGTGCGCAGGACGAGGTCCTCGGCGACGTACGACTCGGCGAACTGCAGGGCCTGCGCCGTCGAACTGCCGGAACTGGCGGCCGTGGCGATGGGGCACCTCCGAGGGGCGGCGGGAGTGGAGCGGGGCGGGTTCGCCGTATGAGCCTAGAGGCGACGGTCGAGGGACGCAGCCACGCGGTCGGTCGGTGTGGGGTACGCCCGGTACGACCGTCGGCCCGGGGCCGGGTATCCGTGCAATCCTGGATGGTGATCCCGTCCGTCGCGGCCGGGCCGGTGCCGCCGGTCCGCCCCCGGTGCACGGGGCTCGGGACGGACTGGGAGGCACCGACGTGACCGACGGCTGGGACTGGCGCCGGCCCGCCGCGAACCCCGCACCGCCGCAGTCGCCGGTGGCCGGGGGAGCGCCACCGGGCGGCGGGTACGGCGGACCGGCGAACGGCGGCGGGTACGGCGGACCGGCGAACGGCAGCGGGTACGGCGGACCGGCGAACGGCCGGGGCGTACCGGTCGGCGGTGTGCACACCACGGCCGCCACCTCGCCGTGGTGGTCCGACGCGCTGGCCGACCCGTGGCGGGACCCGGTGGCACCCGCCGCCGTGGTGCTGCCGGCCGCGCCGGTGCGGGGGGCGGAACCCGAACCGGTGACCGACCCGGACACGCCCCGCCGACCGGCGCTGCGCCAGGCGTTGCTGATCGCCGTGGTCGCCGCGTTGCTCGCCGGCACCCTCGGTGGGGCACTGGGCTACGCGTTCGCGGTGCGCGGCGGCGCGGGCGGGACGGTGCTCGGGGCCCAGTCACAGGACCCGCCGGTGGCCGCCCAGCGCAAGCCGGACTCCCTGGCCGGGGTCGCCGCGCGGGTGCTGCCCAGCGTGGTCACCGTCCGGGTCGGCAGTGCCGCCGGCACCAGCGAGGGCTCCGGCTTCATCGCCAGCGCCGACGGACACGTGATCACCAACGACCACGTGATCGCCGGTGGCAACGGCAAGGCGACCGTGATCTTCAACGACGGCTCGTCCGCCCCGGCCAACCTGGTCGGGCAGGACCCGGAGTCCGACATCGCTGTGATCAAGGTCGCCCGGACGGGGCTGCGGCCGGTCGAGTTCGGCGACTCGGACGCCCTCGCGGTCGGCGACCCGGTGCTCGCCATCGGTTCGCCGCTCTCCCTGGCGAACACCGTGACCGCCGGCATCGTCAGCGCCCTGGACCGGACCATGCGGGCCGGTGAGCCGGGCGGACCGGTCCGCTACTACGCGGCGATCCAGACCGACGCGGCGGTCAACCACGGCAACTCCGGTGGCCCACTCGTGGACGGCGCGGGGCGGGTCATCGGGGTGAACTCGACGATCAAGTCGCTGGTCTCCGAGGGGCAGGAGGCCGGCAACATCGGCCTCGCCTTCGCCATCCCGATCAACCAGGCCAAGCGCATCACCCAGGACATCATCGGCACCGGCAAGGCACGCCGTACGGTGATCGGCGCAGAGGTGCCCGGACCGGGCACCGCCCCCGGTGCCACCGGGGGCGTACGGCTGGTCACGGTCGAGCCCTCCGGGCCGGCGGCCGGGGCCGGGCTGAAGGCCGGGGACGTGATCCTCAAGCTCGCCGGGCGTCCGTTGTCCGAGCCGACCGACCTGATCGCCCTGGTCCGCAAGTTCGCCCCCGGTTCGGTGGTGACGGTCGAGTACCGGCGTGGGTCGTCCCTGGACACCGCCTCGGTGACGTTGGCCGCGGACGCCAAGTAGGCGACGGCCACCCCCTCCCGGAAGCCCTCCGGCGTGCGTACGCTTGCCCGCAGACGCCGAGGAGGAGGCTGCGCGTGTTCGACAACCTGGGCGCGTTCGAGGTCGGTGCGCTGCTGCTGCTCGCGTTGCTGATCTTCGGTGACCGGCTGCCCACGGTCATCAGCGACGGCCTGCGGATGGTGCGCAACCTGCGCAACATGGCCCGCAACGCCACCACCGACCTGAGCCGGGAACTGGGCACCGACATCCAGCTGGAGGACCTGCATCCCAAGGCGTTCATCCGCAAGCACCTGCTCAGCGAGGAGGACGAGCAGGTGATCCGGAAGCCGTTGCAGGGCATCTACGACGACCTGCGTGCCGACGTCACCGGCGTGCACAAGGAGCTGAACGACGTGGCCACGGCGGCGGACCTGCGATCCGGTGGCACCCCGGCCGCCACGCCGCCGCGCCCCCGCAGCTTCGACAGCGACGCCACCTGATCCCCGCCGCGCCGCGCCGCGGCGGGGATCGGGTGAGGCGTCGGTCAGCGGCCTGCGGGCTTGAGGCCGAGGGGCTTGCCGAGCAGCGACTCGCGGCGGAGGGCCAGCCGGTCGGCGACCGCGTCCAGTGCCTTCGCGGCCGGGGCGGCCGGCTCGGCGAGCACGATCGGGGTGCCGGCGTCGCCGGCCTCGCGGACCCGGGTGTCGAGGGGGATCTGCCCGAGCAGCGGCACCTGCGCGCCGATGGTGCGGGTCAGCGACTCGGCCACGGTCGCCCCGCCACCTGCGCCGAAGACCTCCATCCGGGAACCGTCCGGCAGCTCCAGCCAGGACATGTTCTCGATCACGCCGACCACCCGCTGGTGGGTCTGGAGGGCGATCGCCCCGGCCCGCTCGGCCACCTCGGCGGCGGCGGCCTGCGGGGTGGTGACCACCAGGATCTCCGCGTTCGGCAGCAACTGGGCCAGCGAGATCGCCACGTCGCCGGTGCCCGGGGGCAGGTCGAGCAGGAGGACGTCCAGGTCGCCCCAGTAGACGTCGGCGAGGAACTGCTGCAACGCCCGGTGCAGCATCGGGCCGCGCCACACCACGGCGGCGTTGCCGGCGGTGAACATGCCGATCGAGATGACCTTCACGCCGTGCGACTGGGGCGGCATGATCATGTCTTCCACCCGGGTCGGACGGGCGTCCGCGCCGAGCATCCGGGGCACCGAGTGGCCGTAGATGTCCGCGTCGACCACGCCGACGGCGAGCCCCCGGGCGGCGAGCGCCGCGGCCAGGTTGACCGTCACGCTGGACTTGCCGACGCCGCCCTTGCCGCTGGCCACCGCGTACACCCGGGTCCGGGAGCCGGGCTGGGCGAACGGGATGACCGGCTCCTCGGCCGAACCGCCGCCGCGCAGCTTCGCCTGGAGCGACTGCCGCTGCTCGGGACTCATCACGCCGAACTCGATCTCCACCCCGGTGACCCCGGGCACCGCGCCGACGGCGGCGGTGATGTCGCTGCGCAGCTTCTCCTTCAGCGGACAGCCGGCGACGGTGAGCAGCAGCTCGACCCGGACGACGCCGTCGTCGCCGACGACCGCGGAGCGGACCATGCCGAGGTCGGTGATGGGCCGGCGGATCTCGGGGTCGTCGACGGTGGCCAGCGCGGCCTGGACGGCGTCGGAGACGGTGCTGACGGGTGCTGACATGCCGGCAATGCTACGTCGGTGTCCGTCCGGGACCACGGGCCGCGGGGGCGGTGTGAGCGAGTCGGCGGCCCGGGTGCGCCGGTCAGAATCCGTCCGGTTCGTCCCGGGGCTCGTCGAGCGGATCGGGGCGCTGGCCGGGCCTCTCCTGCTGGCGGCGTTCCAGCCGGTGGCGGCGTTGCTGGGCCTCGTCCAGCTCCTCGGCCAGCCGGGCCAGCTCGGAGCGGAGGAAGTCCCGGGTGGCCACCTCCCCCATGGCGATCCGCAGCGCCGCGATCTCCCGGGCCAGGTACTCGGTGTCCGCCTTCTGCATGGTGGCGCGGCGGCGGTCCTCCTCGAGCGAGACCCGGTCCCGGTCGGCCTGCCGGTTCTGCGCGAGCAGGATCAGCGGGGCCGCGTAGGACGCCTGCAACGACAGGATCAGGGTGAGGAAGGTGAAGGTGTACGGGTCGAAGCGCAGGTCAGCGGGGGCCAGGGTGTTCCAGCCGAACCAGGCCGCGATCACCACCGTCATGTAGACGATGAAGTTCGCCGTACCCATGCCCCGGGCGATCCCCTCGGACCAGCGCCCGAACGCCTCCGGGTCGAACCGGGGCAGCTTGACGGTGCGGGGCTCCGCCGGCTGGTCCAGCCGTTCGGGGCGGCGTTGCTCAGCCATGCCCACCGTCCGTCAGCCGGTACCCGGTCGGCGAGCCGGCGAGCGGTTCCGCGGGCAGGTCCGCGGCCGTGTCCCGCTCCCGCCAGTCCCGGGGCAGGGAGTGGTCCAGCACGTCGTCCACGGTGACCGCGCCGACCAGCCGGTTGTTGCGGTCCACCACGGGCATGGCGACCAGGTCGTAGGTCGCCATCCGGCGGGTGATCTCCGGCAGCGGGGTGGTCTCGCGCAGCGGGTCGATGTCGTTGAGCACCACCCCGCCGAGCAGGTCGGCCGGCGGCTCCCGGAGCAGGCGCTGGAAGTGCACCATCCCCAGGTAGCGCCCGGTCGGGGTGGTCATCGGGGCGCGGGTGACGAAGACCTGCGCCGCCACGGCGGGGGAGAGCTGCGGCTCCCGGATCCGGGCCAGCGCCTCCGCGACGGTCGCGTCCGGCGGGAGGATCACCGGCTCGGAGGTCATCACGCTGCCCGCCGTGCCCGCGGTGTACTTGAGCAGCTGGCGCACCGGGTCGGCCTCGTCCGGTTCCATCAGGTCGAGCAGCACGTCCTGTTCCGGCGGGGGCAGCTCGTTGAGCAGGTCGGCCGCGTCGTCCGGGTCCATCTCCTCCAGCACGTCGGCGGCGCGTTCCCGGCCGAGGGCGGAGAGGATCTCCACCTGGTCGTGCTCGGGCAGCTCGCTGAGCACGTCCGCCAGGCGCTCGTTGTCCAGGGCCGCGGCCACCTCGTTGCGGCGCAGGTCAGGCAGTTCCTGGAGGGCGTTGGCCAGGTCGGCCGGGCGCATGTCCTCCAGGACGGCGAGAAGGTTGGCCGTCCCCCGGGTGTCGGCGAAGCCGGTGAGCCCCCGCACCTTGTCCCAGTCGAGTTGGTGCAGGTGGCCCCGGCGGGTGAGCCGGCCGGTCTGCTCCCGGACCGCCACCCGGCTCAGCGACCACTCGCCGCCCCGGGTGCACTCCATCGCCACGTCGACCACGGTGCCGGACTGCCCGTCGGGGTCGAGGTCCACCCGGCGGTCGAGCAGCTCGGAGAGGACCAGCAGCTCGTTGGGCCGCTTCTCGAAGCGACGCAGGTTCAGCGTCCCGGTGCCGAGCACCACCGCGTCCGCCTCGAGGGTGGTGACCCGGTTGATGGAGAGGAAGATGCGTCGGCGCATCGGCATCTCGGCGACCAGTCCGACCACCTCGGGCGGCCGGTTGGTCGGCCGGAGCCGGGCCACCGCGTCGCGGACCCGCCCCACCTGGTCGCCGTTCGGGTCGAATACGGCCACTCCGGCGAGTCGGGCGATGTAGACCCGGGTCGGCGTGCTCACGTCGACCAGCCTATGCGCCTAGTGTTTATCAACATGTCGACCTTGGCCTACGAGATCGTGGACGTCTTCACCGACCGCCCGTTCGCCGGCAACCCGCTGGCCGTGGTGTTCGGCGCGGACGGACTCGCCACCGAGCAGATGCAGACGCTCGCGCGGGAGTTCAACCTTTCCGAGACGGTGTTCGTGCTGCCCGCCACCCAGGCCGGTGCGACGTACCGGGCCCGGATCTTCACCCCGGCGGCGGAGCTGCCCTTCGCCGGCCACCCGAGCGTGGGCGCGGCGGTGACCGCGTGCCGGCGGGGCTGGTTCGACATCGGTGCGGTGACTCAGGAGTGCGGGGCGGGGGTGCTGCCGGTCGAGGTGACCGGGACGGCCGCCACGCTGACCGGCGGGATGCCGACGCTCGGACCGGAGCTGGACGTAGAACCGTTGCTGGAGGTGGCCGGGCTGCGGGCCAGTGACCACGCCGGACCGGCGCCGCGGGTGGCCGGCTGCGGGCTGGAGTTCCCCTACCTGCCGGTCCGCCCGGACGCGCTGGCCCGCGCGCGGGTCGACGTGAGGGCGGCGGAACGGTACGGGGTGGAGCATGTCAGCGTCTTCTCCTGGGACGCCGGTACGCAAACCGCCCGCTCCCGGGTGTTCGTGCCCGGGATGGGGGTGCCCGAGGACCCGGCCACCGGCTCGGCCGCTCTCGGCCTGGGCGTGTGGCTGGTCGCCAGTGGCCTGCTACCCGGTGAGGGGCGGTCGTCGTACACCGTCGAGCAGGGCTTCGAGCTGAACCGCCCGTCCGTGCTGACCTGCACGGTCACCGCGGCCGGCGGAACCGTGCTGGGCGCGACGGTCAGCGGCCAGGTGATGCCGGTCGCCCGGGGCGAGATCAACATCCCGCCCTTCCTCGGCTGATCCCCCGCCCGCACCGACGCGGAGCCGCCGGGGCGTCGCCACCCGTGTGGTCGGCCGTGCGGGGCCGGGAGGTCCGTCCGGCGGGCGGGTCCGGGGTAGGGCAGGATTCCCGGTGTGAGCGACGAGGTGGAGGAGCGGGCGGCCACGCCCCTGGTCGACGAGGCGTCGAAGAAGGCCGCCGTGGCCTGGGTCCGGGTGTCGGGCGGCCCTGCGCTCGCGCTCTGGTGCGTACCCCTGGAGGGGGCGCTGTTCGTGGTGAGCGGCCCGGGGGAGCAGACGGCGCCCGACCTGGTTGGGGCGGCGGAGGCCGAGGTGACCCTCCGGGGCGACCACGGCGGCCGGATCGTGACCTTCCCGGCGCGGGTCTCCCGGGTCGACCCGGAGAGCGAACTGTGGGCCACGGTGGCCCCGGCGGTGGCCGGCAAGCGGTTGAACGCGTCCGGCTCCGCCACCGACCTGGTGGGTCGGTGGGCTGCGGACGGTTGCGTGCTGAGCCGGCTGGAGCCGGCGGGGACGCCGCTCGCCGGGTCCGCCCTGCCGGACGACTCGCTGGCCGAGCCGCCCCGGGACACGCCCGCCGTGCGCCGGACCCGCAAGCCCTTCCGTCTGCACCGGGTGCGCCGCCGCTGACCCGCCGGCCCGTTCCCCGTGCACCCGTCACCGCGGCATCCGCCGCTCGATCCGCTGACCACCGGGGCGATCGTGGTGGCCGTCGCGGCGGTCTCCTCGTCGGCGCCGCTCATCGCGTTCGCGACCGCGCCCGCCCTGGCCATCGCCTTCTGGCGGAACCTGCTCGGCACCGGTGTCGTCGCGCCGTGGGCGCTGCTCCGCCGCCGTGCCGAGTTCCGGGCCCTGGGGTCGGACGCCGGCCGGCGCGAGGGCTGGTACTGCGTGCTCTCCGGGGTGGCGCTGGCCGGGCACTTCGCCACCTGGATGCCGAGCGCGCAGCTCACCTCGGTCGCCGCCGCGACCGCGCTGGGCGCCACCCAGCCGGTCTGGCAGGGGCTGATCGCCCGCTGGCAGGGGCGGCGGCTGCCGGGCCCGGTGTGGGTCGGCATCGGCATCGCGGTGCTGGGGGCGGTGCTGGCCAGCGGTGCGGACTTCGCCGTCTCCGGTCGGGCCTTCGCCGGTGACCTGCTGGCCATCGCGGGCGCCGTCTTCATCGCCGGCTACACCGCCCTCGGCGAGCGGGCCCGCGCCACGCAGAGCACCACCACCTACACCACGATCTGCTACAGCGTCTGCGCCGCCGTCCTGCTGGTGGTCTGCCTGGTCGGTGGGATACCGCTCGGCGGATACGACACCGACACCTGGCTGGTGATCCTCGCGCTGGTCGCCGGGGCGCAGCTGCTCGGGCACTCGATGTTCAACTACGCGTTGCGGCGGGTCTCGGCCACCACGGTGAGCGTGCTGATCCTGCTGGAGGTGCCGGGCGCGGCGTTGATCGGCTGGCTCTGGCTGGGGCAGCTCCCGCAGCCGCTCGCCCTGCCCGGTCTGGGCGTGCTGCTGGTCGGCACGGTCGTGGTGGTGGTGGGGCGGGCGCGACCGCGTCGCCCCGGGGTCGGCAGGCCGGGCACCGCTGGGCGGGCCTGACCGACCCCGGGCGACGAGTCCTGTCCGGTCGGGAGCCAGGTCAGGAGCTGACCCCGTCGGCCAGCCCGGCCCGTTCGGCGGGAGCGGCTGCCGCGGCGTCCCGGGTGGCGAGATGCTGCCGGACCGACCACACCACCGCCGCCGCCCAGGTGACCGTCACGACGGCGTAGCAGACGTACCGGACAGCCGCCGGGGCGTCGATCCACTCGCTGCGCAGCAGAGTCCGGCCGTTGGTGAGAATGATCATGCCGCCGACCGCGGAGCCGAGCACCCGGGGCGGGACCTTCCGGACCAGCCACGCCGCGAGCGGTGCGGCGGCCATGCCGCCGAGCAGCAGCGCGACCACCCAGCCGTAGTCGATGTTCTGCGAGCCGAGGCCGACCAGGAAGCCGAGGCTGGCGGCGACCGCCACCAGGAATTCGCTGGTGTCGATCGAACCGATCACGCGGCGCGGCTCCATCCGGCCGCTCGCGAGGATGGCGGGGGTGCCGACCGGGCCCCAACCGCCACCGCCGGTGGCGTCGACGAAACCGGCGACCAGGCCCAGCGGGCCGAGGAAGCGCTTGCGCAGCGGCAGCCCGACGCGTCCGGTGGGCAGCCCGGCGACGGTGAAGCGGATCAGCACGTAGCTGCCGAGGGCCAGCAGGATCAGCGACATGAGCGGGGCGGCCGCGGCGGTGGAGAGACCGGAGAGGAAGGTCGCGCCCAGGAAGGCTCCGAGGGCTCCCGGTACGCCGACCCGGCGCACCACCCGCCAGTCCACGTTGCCGAATCTCCAGTGGGCGGCCCCGGAGACGAGCGTCGTGCCGATTTCGGCCAGATGAACGGTCGCGGACGCGCTGGCAGCACTGGTGTTGATGGCGAGAAGCAATGTGGTGGATGTCACTCCGTATGCCATCCCCAGGCTGCCGTCAACAAGTTGTGCGCCAAAGCCGACCAGGGCGAGCAGGATGAGTTTACGCACTTTTAACCGCCGATCATAAAGAGGTAATCAGAGTTAGCGGGTTCGTCACGCAAGCGCGTCGGCAATCCCTTCGGGGCCGGACGGTCGAGCGTTCGTGCTGGTGACGGGGGCTTTGCCGGCCCGTGCGGCGGCCGCCGACGGTAGGGCGACGCGGCGATCACCGGACGTGGCGGGAAAAACGATTGTTAAGTGTTTAATCGGGCGCCGCATGATCTGTGGCGTGGGCCACTTATCACTAGGTGGGAGGCGGCGGGAGGGGTGGTCCCGGCGTCCAGGGGGCGCTCCTGCGGGTCGTCGGTCAGCCGAAGCGGCAGGTGGCGGGCCATGTCGGTCGGCTGATCAGGGCATCCGGTCGTCCGGGTTCCTCACCCCACTCTCGGGTAAGTCAGAGCTATTCGATAGGGAATGGCGGCTGGGGGGACGGAAAGGGATCGTCCACGGCCGCCGGTCGCCCTGACAAGAGCCCGTCCAGATATTGAGACGGATTGATGTGTCTCACGTTTCCGGTCATTGGGGCCCTGGTCGGCTAGTTGTTTCGTGAGTAATTAACAACCCTCTCGCCGTCCGCTCCGACCCCGCCTCCAGTGGTTCTCGACCGGTTCTCGTCGGTTCTTCCTGGCAGCGGTTGAGGCATATCCCGCCTGCTCGGTAGGGATTACGAGGCTTCTTCACGTCCGGGATCGTGTTAATCATTCGGTAACAAGCTGCCACTAGCTTGTTACGGAGCGCAACATCGATTCATGCAAATTCGGTTCTGGTCACTCGTGGTTTGACCGATCCAGCCCGTCGCAACGCGAGACCCTCGCGAACGAAGTGGG contains:
- a CDS encoding sulfite exporter TauE/SafE family protein, translated to MRKLILLALVGFGAQLVDGSLGMAYGVTSTTLLLAINTSAASASATVHLAEIGTTLVSGAAHWRFGNVDWRVVRRVGVPGALGAFLGATFLSGLSTAAAAPLMSLILLALGSYVLIRFTVAGLPTGRVGLPLRKRFLGPLGLVAGFVDATGGGGWGPVGTPAILASGRMEPRRVIGSIDTSEFLVAVAASLGFLVGLGSQNIDYGWVVALLLGGMAAAPLAAWLVRKVPPRVLGSAVGGMIILTNGRTLLRSEWIDAPAAVRYVCYAVVTVTWAAAVVWSVRQHLATRDAAAAAPAERAGLADGVSS
- a CDS encoding S1C family serine protease is translated as MTDGWDWRRPAANPAPPQSPVAGGAPPGGGYGGPANGGGYGGPANGSGYGGPANGRGVPVGGVHTTAATSPWWSDALADPWRDPVAPAAVVLPAAPVRGAEPEPVTDPDTPRRPALRQALLIAVVAALLAGTLGGALGYAFAVRGGAGGTVLGAQSQDPPVAAQRKPDSLAGVAARVLPSVVTVRVGSAAGTSEGSGFIASADGHVITNDHVIAGGNGKATVIFNDGSSAPANLVGQDPESDIAVIKVARTGLRPVEFGDSDALAVGDPVLAIGSPLSLANTVTAGIVSALDRTMRAGEPGGPVRYYAAIQTDAAVNHGNSGGPLVDGAGRVIGVNSTIKSLVSEGQEAGNIGLAFAIPINQAKRITQDIIGTGKARRTVIGAEVPGPGTAPGATGGVRLVTVEPSGPAAGAGLKAGDVILKLAGRPLSEPTDLIALVRKFAPGSVVTVEYRRGSSLDTASVTLAADAK
- a CDS encoding P-loop NTPase; this encodes MSAPVSTVSDAVQAALATVDDPEIRRPITDLGMVRSAVVGDDGVVRVELLLTVAGCPLKEKLRSDITAAVGAVPGVTGVEIEFGVMSPEQRQSLQAKLRGGGSAEEPVIPFAQPGSRTRVYAVASGKGGVGKSSVTVNLAAALAARGLAVGVVDADIYGHSVPRMLGADARPTRVEDMIMPPQSHGVKVISIGMFTAGNAAVVWRGPMLHRALQQFLADVYWGDLDVLLLDLPPGTGDVAISLAQLLPNAEILVVTTPQAAAAEVAERAGAIALQTHQRVVGVIENMSWLELPDGSRMEVFGAGGGATVAESLTRTIGAQVPLLGQIPLDTRVREAGDAGTPIVLAEPAAPAAKALDAVADRLALRRESLLGKPLGLKPAGR
- a CDS encoding preprotein translocase subunit TatB codes for the protein MFDNLGAFEVGALLLLALLIFGDRLPTVISDGLRMVRNLRNMARNATTDLSRELGTDIQLEDLHPKAFIRKHLLSEEDEQVIRKPLQGIYDDLRADVTGVHKELNDVATAADLRSGGTPAATPPRPRSFDSDAT
- a CDS encoding PhzF family phenazine biosynthesis protein, which produces MSTLAYEIVDVFTDRPFAGNPLAVVFGADGLATEQMQTLAREFNLSETVFVLPATQAGATYRARIFTPAAELPFAGHPSVGAAVTACRRGWFDIGAVTQECGAGVLPVEVTGTAATLTGGMPTLGPELDVEPLLEVAGLRASDHAGPAPRVAGCGLEFPYLPVRPDALARARVDVRAAERYGVEHVSVFSWDAGTQTARSRVFVPGMGVPEDPATGSAALGLGVWLVASGLLPGEGRSSYTVEQGFELNRPSVLTCTVTAAGGTVLGATVSGQVMPVARGEINIPPFLG
- a CDS encoding O-methyltransferase, with the translated sequence MQFAESYVAEDLVLRTARSLAEEVGVDAVTTGTGAALRLLAAAGSARAVVEIGTGTGVSGIWLLRGMRADGVLTTIDVEVEHQRIARRIFAEAGFPAGRTRIITGRALDVLPRLADGAYDLVFVDAEVTGVSACVDAALRLLRPGGVLAVNGALAGGRIGDPAARDMETVTLREAIKALRESDEWVPALLPVGHGLLAAIRC
- a CDS encoding DMT family transporter, translated to MHPSPRHPPLDPLTTGAIVVAVAAVSSSAPLIAFATAPALAIAFWRNLLGTGVVAPWALLRRRAEFRALGSDAGRREGWYCVLSGVALAGHFATWMPSAQLTSVAAATALGATQPVWQGLIARWQGRRLPGPVWVGIGIAVLGAVLASGADFAVSGRAFAGDLLAIAGAVFIAGYTALGERARATQSTTTYTTICYSVCAAVLLVVCLVGGIPLGGYDTDTWLVILALVAGAQLLGHSMFNYALRRVSATTVSVLILLEVPGAALIGWLWLGQLPQPLALPGLGVLLVGTVVVVVGRARPRRPGVGRPGTAGRA
- a CDS encoding magnesium transporter MgtE N-terminal domain-containing protein → MSTPTRVYIARLAGVAVFDPNGDQVGRVRDAVARLRPTNRPPEVVGLVAEMPMRRRIFLSINRVTTLEADAVVLGTGTLNLRRFEKRPNELLVLSELLDRRVDLDPDGQSGTVVDVAMECTRGGEWSLSRVAVREQTGRLTRRGHLHQLDWDKVRGLTGFADTRGTANLLAVLEDMRPADLANALQELPDLRRNEVAAALDNERLADVLSELPEHDQVEILSALGRERAADVLEEMDPDDAADLLNELPPPEQDVLLDLMEPDEADPVRQLLKYTAGTAGSVMTSEPVILPPDATVAEALARIREPQLSPAVAAQVFVTRAPMTTPTGRYLGMVHFQRLLREPPADLLGGVVLNDIDPLRETTPLPEITRRMATYDLVAMPVVDRNNRLVGAVTVDDVLDHSLPRDWRERDTAADLPAEPLAGSPTGYRLTDGGHG
- a CDS encoding DUF1003 domain-containing protein, whose translation is MAEQRRPERLDQPAEPRTVKLPRFDPEAFGRWSEGIARGMGTANFIVYMTVVIAAWFGWNTLAPADLRFDPYTFTFLTLILSLQASYAAPLILLAQNRQADRDRVSLEEDRRRATMQKADTEYLAREIAALRIAMGEVATRDFLRSELARLAEELDEAQQRRHRLERRQQERPGQRPDPLDEPRDEPDGF